One part of the Arabidopsis thaliana chromosome 4, partial sequence genome encodes these proteins:
- the CAM8 gene encoding calmodulin 8 (calmodulin 8 (CAM8); FUNCTIONS IN: calcium ion binding; INVOLVED IN: detection of calcium ion, calcium-mediated signaling; LOCATED IN: cellular_component unknown; EXPRESSED IN: fruit, flower, root, leaf; CONTAINS InterPro DOMAIN/s: EF-Hand 1, calcium-binding site (InterPro:IPR018247), EF-HAND 2 (InterPro:IPR018249), EF-hand-like domain (InterPro:IPR011992), Calcium-binding EF-hand (InterPro:IPR002048), EF-hand (InterPro:IPR018248); BEST Arabidopsis thaliana protein match is: calmodulin-like 11 (TAIR:AT3G22930.1); Has 33710 Blast hits to 22755 proteins in 1732 species: Archae - 3; Bacteria - 155; Metazoa - 13848; Fungi - 7315; Plants - 7405; Viruses - 2; Other Eukaryotes - 4982 (source: NCBI BLink).) has product MEETALTKDQITEFKEAFCLFDKDGDGCITVEELATVIRSLDQNPTEQELHDIITEIDSDSNGTIEFAEFLNLMAKKLQESDAEEELKEAFKVFDKDQNGYISASELSHVMINLGEKLTDEEVEQMIKEADLDGDGQVNYDEFVKMMINID; this is encoded by the exons ATGGAAGAAACAGCACTGACAAAAGATCAGATCACTGAGTTCAAAGAAGCCTTTTGTCTCTTCGACAAAGACGGCGACG GTTGTATAACGGTGGAAGAACTTGCAACAGTGATCCGTTCGTTGGATCAGAATCCGACAGAACAAGAACTTCATGATATCATCACTGAGATTGATTCTGATAGCAACGGCACCATTGAATTTGCTGAGTTTCTCAACCTCATGGCCAAAAAACTTCAG GAAAGTGATGCGGAGGAAGAGCTGAAAGAAGCATTCAAAGTCTTTGACAAAGACCAAAATGGATACATCTCTGCCAGTGAG TTGAGTCATGTAATGATAAATCTAGGAGAAAAGCTAacagatgaagaagttgaacAAATGATAAAGGAGGCAGATTTGGATGGTGATGGCCAAGTCAATTATGATGAATTTGTCAAGATGATGATCAACATTGACTGA
- the CAM8 gene encoding calmodulin 8, with translation MVVWNPLIGCITVEELATVIRSLDQNPTEQELHDIITEIDSDSNGTIEFAEFLNLMAKKLQESDAEEELKEAFKVFDKDQNGYISASELSHVMINLGEKLTDEEVEQMIKEADLDGDGQVNYDEFVKMMINID, from the exons ATGGTTGTTTGGAATCCTTTAATAGGTTGTATAACGGTGGAAGAACTTGCAACAGTGATCCGTTCGTTGGATCAGAATCCGACAGAACAAGAACTTCATGATATCATCACTGAGATTGATTCTGATAGCAACGGCACCATTGAATTTGCTGAGTTTCTCAACCTCATGGCCAAAAAACTTCAG GAAAGTGATGCGGAGGAAGAGCTGAAAGAAGCATTCAAAGTCTTTGACAAAGACCAAAATGGATACATCTCTGCCAGTGAG TTGAGTCATGTAATGATAAATCTAGGAGAAAAGCTAacagatgaagaagttgaacAAATGATAAAGGAGGCAGATTTGGATGGTGATGGCCAAGTCAATTATGATGAATTTGTCAAGATGATGATCAACATTGACTGA
- a CDS encoding hypothetical protein (DUF506) (Protein of unknown function (DUF506); CONTAINS InterPro DOMAIN/s: Protein of unknown function DUF506, plant (InterPro:IPR006502); BEST Arabidopsis thaliana protein match is: Protein of unknown function (DUF506) (TAIR:AT3G22970.1); Has 402 Blast hits to 400 proteins in 26 species: Archae - 0; Bacteria - 0; Metazoa - 0; Fungi - 0; Plants - 397; Viruses - 0; Other Eukaryotes - 5 (source: NCBI BLink).), with the protein MMKIQPINNDLPANRVESSTKPVLKSRLKRLLDRPFTRISNSEKLLISGDGVVAGTEFEPSLAKMVQNYMEENNDKQTKNGRNTHRCNCFNGNNDISDDELDFFDYDNFKSLIQCGSFVEKSLLVEATKIIEKNKSVKRKDELRKIVVDELSSLGYDSSICKSKWDKTRSIPAGEYEYIDVIVNGERLIIDIDFRSEFEIARQTSGYKELLQSLPLIFVGKSDRIRQIVSIVSEASKQSLKKKGMHFPPWRKADYMRAKWLSSYTRNSGEKKPTVTSAAKVVAEPELDSSEIELIFEEKVLLPPLKSPITSVGRDDDDVAESVKKEAKVVTGLALLFKENH; encoded by the exons ATGATGAAGATCCAGCCGATTAACAACGATTTGCCGGCGAATAGAGTGGAATCATCAACCAAACCAGTGCTTAAGTCTCGTCTCAAGCGTTTATTAGATCGACCGTTCACGAGAATCTCAAACTCAGAGAAATTACTCATCTCTGGAGATGGAGTCGTCGCTGGAACAGAGTTCGAGCCAAGCTTAGCGAAAATGGTTCAAAACTATATGGAAGAAAACAACGACAAGCAAACAAAGAATGGTCGCAATACTCATCGTTGCAATTGTTTTAACGGGAACAATGATATCTCCGACGATGAACTCGATTTCTTCGATTATGACAATTTCaag AGTTTGATTCAATGCGGAAGCTTCGTTGAGAAGAGTCTTTTAGTGGAAGCTACGAAGATTAtagagaagaacaaatcagttaaaagaaaagacgAATTGAGAaagattgttgttgatgaacTCTCATCTCTTGGTTACGACTCTTCAATTTGTAAATCGAAATGGGATAAAACTCGTTCTATACCGGCCG GTGAGTATGAGTATATAGATGTGATTGTGAACGGAGAGAGGTTGATAATCGACATTGATTTTAGATCGGAGTTTGAGATCGCAAGGCAGACGAGTGGTTACAAGGAGTTGCTTCAATCTCTACCGTTGATTTTCGTCGGAAAATCTGATAGGATTCGTCAGATTGTTTCTATAGTTTCGGAAGCGTCAAAacagagcttgaagaagaaaggtatGCATTTCCCGCCGTGGAGAAAAGCTGATTACATGCGCGCTAAGTGGCTATCTTCCTACACTCGAAACTCCGGCGAAAAAAAGCCGACGGTTACTTCTGCCGCGAAAGTCGTAGCTGAACCGGAGCTAGATTCTTCGGAGATTGAGCTGATTTTCGAGGAGAAGGTCTTGTTGCCGCCATTGAAGTCTCCGATTACGTCTGTTggtagagatgatgatgacgtggCAGAGTCagtgaagaaagaagcaaaggTCGTCACGGGATTAGCTTTACTGTTCAAAGAAAatcactaa
- a CDS encoding chaperone ClpB1-like protein codes for MTSNLGADHLVSGLTGEMTMQVARDNAMKDAKKHFRPELLNRLDEIVMFHPLSHEHLAKIVQLQVKNVRPIRRWLERKVVTDISMMIVREEIGDDSIVCIDVNEAKTDLVYRIDKNVFVKIEQTLDVVIHSGNKRGRSNDEDHIVTLTKKIKNEVVVID; via the exons ATGACTTCTAACCTTGGTGCAGACCACCTTGTTTCAGGGCTTACAGGTGAAATGACAATGCAAGTGGCTCGAGACAACGCAATGAAAGATGCGAAAAAACATTTCAGGCCAGAGCTGTTAAACAGATTGGATGAGATAGTTATGTTTCATCCTTTGTCCCACGAGCATTTGGCAAAAATTGTTCAACTCCAAGTGAAGAATGTT AGGCCTATTAGAAGATGGCTAGAGAGGAAAGTGGTCACAGATATATCAATGATGATTGTGCGAGAAGAAATCGGTGACGATTCCATTGTGTGCATTGATGTAAACGAGGCTAAAACTGATCTTGTCTACCGAATagataaaaatgtttttgtgaaGATAGAGCAAACATTAGATGTTGTGATTCATTCAGGGaataagagaggaagaagcaatgACGAAGATCACATCGTcactttaaccaaaaaaataaaaaatgaagtcGTAGTGATAGATTGA
- a CDS encoding uncharacterized protein (unknown protein; FUNCTIONS IN: molecular_function unknown; INVOLVED IN: N-terminal protein myristoylation; EXPRESSED IN: 6 plant structures; EXPRESSED DURING: petal differentiation and expansion stage; Has 2407 Blast hits to 1833 proteins in 310 species: Archae - 19; Bacteria - 223; Metazoa - 708; Fungi - 285; Plants - 140; Viruses - 42; Other Eukaryotes - 990 (source: NCBI BLink).) gives MGNNNATAILSDQEESSKLKNNGIPPLASSVDTTQDLVFIACESKDGDEEIESSKLETNGMSPLDSVSLETAQDQVFLEGEEKDGDEEKESSNLETNGMSPLESVPVEITQEQVFLEGEEKDGDQEKESLKLEINGMSPLDSILVETRQDQLFLAGEEKEGDLEKESSTLETNGMSPFDSIPIETTEDQFFLAGEGNDGDEEKESLCDGVEETEPHSKDLVDEPKVKHFEEEMDHSGLESLVMETSEKLQKQTSVAKGVENLSEAREVEVLSMNGTQTVVSKLNSTVSGNEERLCVIDEIVNGTQTVVSKLNSTVSGNEERLCVIDEIVFESPRCFATVDTDENMVNESRDEIVHSEEVVKLDQETGIEQRRGREEFPEIEPQEILNLDYRIVHDEEVTDKGKADKAISNSKPCSQESNANQDTGLGVYKEEKEKREASLRRMYRCRSLPVSQNSRVIGDSLVQHLVSEVAFPSRNKMGLEKANTSAALLVPCVGSNKTQETIEAIIESSKEARFEMPAPSFDHGLRIEERRDESVENTPVLCEDKTEIYEATIDVEEKTVMLKRSESVKSRGSEMSLGSLKKHNDSFKETKGSEDNLVDKKASPDSMKGIVRKRSKSSLLGTCLCCTTAMN, from the exons ATGGGAAACAACAACGCAACTGCCATTTTATCAG ATCAAGAAGAGAGCTCAAAGCTTAAAAACAATGGAATACCTCCATTGGCTTCTTCCGTAGATACCACGCAAGATCTGGTGTTTATTGCTTGTGAAAGtaaagatggagatgaagagatAGAGAGCTCAAAGCTAGAAACCAATGGAATGTCTCCATTGGACTCTGTTTCTTTAGAGACCGCGCAAGATCAAGTGTTTCTTGAAggtgaagaaaaagatggagatgaagagaaagagagctcAAACCTAGAAACCAATGGAATGTCTCCATTGGAGTCTGTTCCCGTAGAGATCACGCAAGAGCAAGTGTTTCTTGAGggtgaagaaaaagatggagaTCAAGAGAAGGAAAGTTTAAAGCTAGAAATCAATGGAATGTCTCCATTGGACTCAATATTAGTAGAGACCAGGCAAGATCAGTTGTTTCTTGCgggtgaagaaaaagaaggagatctagagaaagagagctcGACGCTAGAAACTAATGGAATGTCTCCGTTTGACTCTATTCCCATAGAGACCACGGAAGATCAGTTCTTTCTTGCAGGTGAAGGAAAcgatggagatgaagagaaagagagtttgtGTGATGgtgttgaagaaacagaaccacATAGCAAGGATTTAGTTGATGAACCGAAAGTAAAACATTTCGAAGAAGAGATGGACCATAGTGGCTTGGAGAGCTTGGTAATGGAAACATCTGAGAAGCTTCAAAAACAGACATCAGTTGCGAAAG GTGTTGAAAATTTGAGTGAAGCAAGAGAAGTGGAAGTGTTGTCTATGAATGGAACTCAAACTGTTGTGAGCAAATTGAATTCGACAGTGTCTGGTAATGAAGAAAGGCTCTGTGTGATTGATGAGATTGTGAATGGAACTCAAACTGTTGTGAGCAAATTGAATTCGACAGTGTCTGGTAATGAAGAAAGGCTCTGTGTGATTGATGAGATTGTCTTTGAATCTCCAAGATGTTTTGCAACTGTTGATACTGATGAAAACATGGTGAATGAGTCTCGGGACGAAATTGTTCATTCAGAGGAAGTTGTAAAGCTTGATCAAGAGACTGGAATTGAACAGAGAAGAGGAAGGGAAGAGTTTCCTGAAATCGAGCCACAGGAGATTCTGAATCTGGACTATCGTATTGTTCATGATGAAGAAGTTACAGACAAAGGAAAAGCCGATAAGGCGATCTCCAACTCTAAACCTTGTTCGCAAGAGTCAAATGCAAATCAAGACACTGGTCTTGGAGtttataaagaagagaaggagaaaagaGAAGCGAGTCTAAGACGCATGTATCGATGTAGATCACTCCCAGTGAGCCAGAATAGTAGAGTTATTGGAGATTCGCTTGTTCAACATTTGGTTTCAGAGGTTGCGTTTCCTTCAAGAAACAAGATGGGTTTAGAGAAAGCTAACACGTCTGCAGCTCTGCTTGTTCCTTGCGTAGGAAGCAACAAAACGCAAGAGACTATTGAAGCGATAATTGAAAGCAGTAAAGAAGCTAGATTTGAGATGCCAGCTCCTAGCTTTGATCATGGCCTAAGAATCGAAGAAAGACGCGATGAATCGGTAGAGAATACTCCGGTACTCTGTGAGGACAAGACTGAGATATACGAGGCAACAATCGATGTGGAAGAGAAAACTGTGATGCTGAAGAGAAGTGAGTCTGTGAAATCAAGAGGCAGCGAGATGTCTCTAGGGTCGTTGAAGAAACACAATGATAGCTTCAAAGAAACCAAGGGCTCAGAAGATAACTTGGTGGACAAGAAAGCTTCACCTGATTCTATGAAAGGCATAGTCAGAAAACGGAGTAAATCTTCGCTCTTGGGAACATGCCTTTGTTGCACCACCGCAATGAATTGA
- the NRPE7 gene encoding RNA polymerase Rpb7-like, N-terminal domain-containing protein (NRPE7; FUNCTIONS IN: DNA-directed RNA polymerase activity; INVOLVED IN: transcription; LOCATED IN: DNA-directed RNA polymerase V complex; EXPRESSED IN: 20 plant structures; EXPRESSED DURING: 13 growth stages; CONTAINS InterPro DOMAIN/s: Nucleic acid-binding, OB-fold (InterPro:IPR012340), RNA polymerase Rpb7, N-terminal (InterPro:IPR005576); BEST Arabidopsis thaliana protein match is: RNA polymerase Rpb7-like, N-terminal domain (TAIR:AT3G22900.1); Has 678 Blast hits to 678 proteins in 287 species: Archae - 183; Bacteria - 0; Metazoa - 137; Fungi - 169; Plants - 112; Viruses - 0; Other Eukaryotes - 77 (source: NCBI BLink).) codes for MFLKVQLPWNVMIPAENMDAKGLMLKRAILVELLEAFASKKATKELGYYVAVTTLDKIGEGKIREHTGEVLFPVMFSGMTFKIFKGEIIHGVVHKVLKHGVFMRCGPIENVYLSYTKMPDYKYIPGENPIFMNEKTSRIQVETTVRVVVIGIKWMEVEREFQALASLEGDYLGPLSEE; via the coding sequence ATGTTTCTCAAAGTCCAATTACCATGGAACGTGATGATTCCAGCTGAAAACATGGATGCCAAAGGGCTGATGTTGAAGAGAGCTATACTAGTAGAGTTACTAGAGGCGTTTGCTTCCAAGAAAGCAACCAAGGAGCTTGGCTACTACGTGGCAGTCACAACTTTGGACAAGATTGGAGAAGGCAAAATCAGGGAGCACACCGGTGAAGTTTTGTTCCCGGTAATGTTCAGCGGAATGACTTTCAAGATCTTCAAAGGAGAGATAATTCACGGTGTGGTGCACAAGGTGTTGAAGCACGGTGTCTTCATGAGGTGTGGTCCAATCGAGAATGTTTACCTCTCCTACACGAAGATGCCGGATTACAAGTATATCCCTGGAGAGAACCCGATCTTCATGAATGAGAAGACGTCTAGGATTCAGGTTGAGACTACAGTGAGGGTTGTTGTGATTGGGATAAAGTGGATGGAAGTAGAGAGGGAGTTTCAGGCGTTGGCTAGCTTGGAAGGTGACTATCTTGGACCATTATCTGAAGAGTGA
- the GLP9 gene encoding germin-like protein 9 (germin-like protein 9 (GLP9); FUNCTIONS IN: manganese ion binding, nutrient reservoir activity; INVOLVED IN: response to salt stress; LOCATED IN: extracellular region, plasma membrane, plant-type vacuole; EXPRESSED IN: stem, hypocotyl, sepal, root, stamen; EXPRESSED DURING: 4 anthesis; CONTAINS InterPro DOMAIN/s: Cupin, RmlC-type (InterPro:IPR011051), Cupin 1 (InterPro:IPR006045), Germin (InterPro:IPR001929), RmlC-like jelly roll fold (InterPro:IPR014710), Germin, manganese binding site (InterPro:IPR019780); BEST Arabidopsis thaliana protein match is: RmlC-like cupins superfamily protein (TAIR:AT5G39110.1); Has 1524 Blast hits to 1518 proteins in 95 species: Archae - 0; Bacteria - 12; Metazoa - 0; Fungi - 42; Plants - 1455; Viruses - 0; Other Eukaryotes - 15 (source: NCBI BLink).), which translates to MTIKSLSFLAALSLFALTLPLVIASDPSPLQDFCVGVNTPADGVFVNGKFCKDPRIVFADDFFFSSLNRPGNTNNAVGSNVTTVNVNNLGGLNTLGISLVRIDYAPNGQNPPHTHPRATEILVVQQGTLLVGFISSNQDGNRLFAKTLNVGDVFVFPEGLIHFQFNLGGTPAVAIAALSSQNAGVITIANTIFGSKPDVDPNVLARAFQMDVNAVRNLQARF; encoded by the exons ATGACGATAAAAAGTCTCTCTTTTCTTGCGGCTCTATCTCTCTTTGCTTTGACACTTCCATTAGTAATTGCTTCCGATCCAAGCCCCCTTCAAGACTTTTGTGTTGGTGTCAACACACCAGCAGATGGCG TGTTTGTGAATGGAAAGTTTTGCAAGGATCCAAGGATAGTTTTCGCGgatgatttctttttctcgAGCCTCAACAGACCTGGAAATACAAATAACGCGGTTGGGTCCAACGTGACAACCGTCAATGTTAACAACCTTGGAGGACTAAACACTCTTGGTATCTCACTTGTTCGTATAGACTATGCACCCAACGGTCAGAACCCACCTCACACCCACCCACGTGCCACCGAGATCTTGGTTGTTCAACAAGGAACTCTACTTGTAGGGTTTATCTCATCAAACCAAGACGGAAACCGTCTTTTCGCCAAAACACTCAACGTGGGTGACGTATTTGTGTTTCCAGAAGGACTCATCCATTTCCAGTTCAACCTAGGAGGAACTCCAGCAGTTGCAATCGCTGCTTTGAGCAGCCAAAACGCAGGTGTTATCACAATTGCTAACACAATATTTGGGTCTAAACCAGATGTAGACCCGAATGTTCTTGCAAGAGCATTCCAAATGGATGTTAATGCGGTCAGGAATTTACAAGCCAGGTTCTAA
- the CAM8 gene encoding calmodulin 8, whose translation MEETALTKDQITEFKEAFCLFDKDGDGCITVEELATVIRSLDQNPTEQELHDIITEIDSDSNGTIEFAEFLNLMAKKLQESDAEEELKEAFKVFDKDQNGYISASEVRDSYSLFFLSLLLI comes from the exons ATGGAAGAAACAGCACTGACAAAAGATCAGATCACTGAGTTCAAAGAAGCCTTTTGTCTCTTCGACAAAGACGGCGACG GTTGTATAACGGTGGAAGAACTTGCAACAGTGATCCGTTCGTTGGATCAGAATCCGACAGAACAAGAACTTCATGATATCATCACTGAGATTGATTCTGATAGCAACGGCACCATTGAATTTGCTGAGTTTCTCAACCTCATGGCCAAAAAACTTCAG GAAAGTGATGCGGAGGAAGAGCTGAAAGAAGCATTCAAAGTCTTTGACAAAGACCAAAATGGATACATCTCTGCCAGTGAGGTCCGTGactcttactctcttttttttctctctttattactAATTTGA
- the CLPB2 gene encoding casein lytic proteinase B2 (casein lytic proteinase B2 (CLPB2); FUNCTIONS IN: nucleoside-triphosphatase activity, nucleotide binding, ATP binding; INVOLVED IN: protein metabolic process; LOCATED IN: cellular_component unknown; CONTAINS InterPro DOMAIN/s: ATPase, AAA+ type, core (InterPro:IPR003593), ATPase, AAA-2 (InterPro:IPR013093), ATPase, AAA-type, core (InterPro:IPR003959), Chaperonin clpA/B (InterPro:IPR001270), Clp, N-terminal (InterPro:IPR004176); BEST Arabidopsis thaliana protein match is: heat shock protein 101 (TAIR:AT1G74310.1); Has 30201 Blast hits to 17322 proteins in 780 species: Archae - 12; Bacteria - 1396; Metazoa - 17338; Fungi - 3422; Plants - 5037; Viruses - 0; Other Eukaryotes - 2996 (source: NCBI BLink).) has protein sequence MNDLKFDPNVKLILASARSHAMSLSHGQVTPLHLGVTLISDLTSVFYRAITSAGDGDISAQSVVNVINQSLYKLTKRNLGDTKVGVAVLVISLLEDSQISDVLKEAGVVPEKVKSEVEKLRGEVILRALKTYGTDLVEQAGKLDPVIGRHREIRRVIEVLSRRTKNNPVLIGEPGVGKTAVVEGLAQRILKGDVPINLTGVKLISLEFGAMVAGTTLRGQFEERLKSVLKAVEEAQGKVVLFIDEIHMALGACKASGSTDAAKLLKPMLARGQLRFIGATTLEEYRTHVEKDAAFERRFQQVFVAEPSVPDTISILRGLKEKYEGHHGVRIQDRALVLSAQLSERYITGRRLPDKAIDLVDESCAHVKAQLDIQPEEIDSLERKVMQLEIEIHALEKEKDDKASEARLSEVRKELDDLRDKLEPLTIKYKKEKKIINETRRLKQNRDDLMIALQEAERQHDVPKAAVLKYGAIQEVESAIAKLEKSAKDNVMLTETVGPENIAEVVSRWTGIPVTRLDQNEKKRLISLADKLHERVVGQDEAVKAVAAAILRSRVGLGRPQQPSGSFLFLGPTGVGKTELAKALAEQLFDSENLLVRLDMSEYNDKFSVNKLIGAPPGYVHWS, from the exons atgaaTGATCTGAAATTTGACCCCAATGTCAAGCTTATACTTGCCTCGGCTCGATCACATGCCATGTCATTGTCACATGGTCAAGTAACTCCTCTGCATCTCGGAGTTACTTTGATTTCTGATCTGACTAGTGTTTTCTATCGAGCAATCACCAGTGCAGGAGACGGCGATATCTCTGCTCAGTCAGTTGTCAACGTTATCAACCAATCCTTATACAAGCTCACTAAACGG AATCTCGGGGATACCAAAGTGGGAGTAGCGGTATTGGTAATTAGTCTTCTTGAAGATTCTCAAATCAGTGATGTGTTGAAAGAAGCTGGTGTTGTGCCTGAGAAGGTTAAGTCTGAGGTGGAGAAGCTTCGTGGGGAGGTAATCCTTCGGGCTTTGAAGACTTATGGGACAGATTTGGTTGAGCAAGCAGGTAAGCTTGATCCTGTCATTGGCCGACACAGGGAGATTAGAAGAGTAATTGAGGTTCTCTCAAGGAGAACCAAGAACAACCCCGTGCTCATCGGTGAGCCAGGTGTTGGAAAAACTGCTGTGGTTGAAGGTTTGGCTCAAAGGATACTGAAAGGAGACGTGCCTATCAATCTTACTGGTGTAAAACTTATTTCCTTGGAATTTGGTGCAATGGTTGCTGGAACAACACTCCGTGGACAATTCGAAGAAAGATTGAAGTCTGTCTTGAAAGCAGTTGAGGAAGCTCAAGGCAAAGTTGTTCTGTTTATCGATGAGATCCACATGGCTCTTGGTGCTTGCAAAGCAAGTGGGTCAACGGATGCTGCTAAGTTGCTTAAGCCTATGTTAGCAAGAGGTCAGCTTCGTTTCATTGGAGCTACTACGCTTGAGGAATACCGAACACATGTTGAGAAAGATGCTGCTTTTGAGAGAAGGTTCCAGCAAGTGTTTGTAGCTGAGCCTAGTGTGCCTGATACTATCAGTATTCTTCGAGGgcttaaagaaaaatatgaaggACATCATGGTGTTCGTATCCAAGATAGAGCTCTAGTTCTTTCTGCTCAATTGTCTGAACGTTACATCACTG GTCGACGTTTACCGGATAAGGCAATTGATTTAGTTGATGAGTCTTGTGCACATGTCAAAGCCCAGCTTGATATTCAACCAGAAGAAATTGATAGCCTTGAAAGAAAAGTAATGCAACTAGAGATAGAGATTCATGCTCTCGAAAAGGAGAAGGACGACAAAGCTAGCGAAGCTCGTCTTTCCGAG GTGAGGAAAGAGCTTGATGACTTGAGGGACAAGCTTGAGCCTCTTacaataaaatacaaaaaggagaaaaagatcaTTAATGAAACTCGGAGGCTTAAACAGAATCGAGACGATCTCATGATTGCTCTACAAGAGGCTGAGAGACAACATGACGTTCCTAAAGCTGCTGTTCTAAAATATGGTGCAATTCAGGAAGTAGAATCTGCGATAGCGAAACTAGAAAAGAGTGCTAAAGATAACGTGATGCTTACAGAAACTGTTGGGCCAGAGAATATTGCTGAGGTAGTGAGCCGATGGACTGGGATACCAGTGACTAGACTTGACCAGAACGAGAAGAAGAGGCTAATTTCTCTTGCTGATAAGTTGCACGAGAGAGTTGTTGGACAAGACGAAGCTGTGAAAGCTGTGGCTGCTGCAATACTAAGGTCGAGGGTTGGACTAGGAAGGCCACAACAACCGTCTGGTTCCTTTCTCTTCCTCGGTCCAACTGGTGTTGGTAAAACCGAGCTGGCTAAGGCTCTGGCTGAGCAACTCTTTGACAGTGAAAACCTACTCGTTAGGCTTGATATGTCGGAGTATAATGACAAATTCTCTGTTAATAAACTTATAGGGGCACCACCTGGATAC gTACATTGGTCATGA